The sequence ACAGATCCACCGCAGCCACTGCCTGACACGCAGCGTCGAGGTCGCCGGTGTGCCCCACCATGTCGCCATTCGCGTAGTTCACGCGCAGAAAGCGATGTCGACCGCTCACGAGTTCGCTGATCAGTGCGTCGGTGACTTCGGCTGCCTTCATCCACGGGCGCTGCTCGAAGGGCACGGTGTCGCTGGGCACTTCGATGAACGTCTCGAGTTCGGAGCGTCGCACCCGAGCGCTGAAGTTGGCGCTGTTCCAAGGCTCTGCAGCCCGCTCGTGATAGCGCCCGCTGGCCGGATCGTAGAGCCCCGTGCAGTTGCCGTTCCAGAAGTACGTCACGTGACCGTACTTCTGCGTTTCGGCTATCGCCAGCTGACCGACGCCGTTCTCCGCCAGGTACTGCCCCAGGGTGCGATCGATTGCCGGGGGAGCAACCAAGTAGCGCGCCGGCACGTGCAGATCGCCGTCGTACTCCATCATGCCGGCGAAGAGCACGCTGGGGCGGCGCTCGCGATCGAAGGCCGTGAAGTCCTCCCGTTCGAAGGCCTGACTGATCTCGATCGCGCGGTCCCCGCGGAAGTTGAAGAACACGACCGCGTCGCCATCGGCGATGGGTCCCACCGGCTCGCCGTTTTCCTCGATCACGAACGCGGGCAGGAACTGATCGATGACCCCGGCGGTTTCGCTGCGGAAGGTTTCCACCGCGGCACGTGCCGACGGGAACCGACGAGCATCCCCGAGCACGTGAGCCCGCCAGCCACGCTCCACGATGCTCCAGTCGGCTTCGTAGCGGTCCATCGTCACCAACATGCGCCCGCCGCCGGAAGCCACACGGAAGCGTCGTCCATCACGCCCGTCGAAAGTGGCCAGTACTTCCTCTAGCTGCGCCAGATAGACGAGCGCGCTGGTTTCCTCCACGTCGCGACCGTCGAGCAATGGATGAACGTAGACGGTCTTGACGCCTGCCGCTTCGGCGCGACGAATCATTGCCAGCAGGTGGTCGATGTGGCTGTGCACGTTGCCGTCGCTCAGCAGACCGATGAAGTGCAACGCGCCGCCGCCTCGGCAGCGATCGACCAGCGCCTGCCAAACTTCGCCGGCGAAAAGGGAGCCGTCGGCGATGGCGGCTTCCACTAGCTTGGCGCCCTGGTCGAAGATCCGGCCTGCGCCCAGGGCGTTGTGCCCTACTTCGCTGTTGCCCATGTCATCGTCACTGGGCATGCCCACGGCCGTGCCGTGGGCGGCAAGGGCGAGGTGTTGGCTCTGCGCCAGCAAGCGGTCCAACACTGGCGTGCGCGCCAGGTGTACGGCGTCGCCGTCGTCTTTCGCGCCGATGCCCACGCCATCCATCACCACGCACAACAGCGGCCCCGGTCGCGCCGCTCGCTTTCCCGGACTCAGCTTCAGACTCACGACGCGGGAGTCTTGCCGGTCGCAGCCACGACCGCAAGCCTCAGATGGGTTGCGATTGGTGCGCCAACCCCCTAGAACCGGGAGGATGCTCAAGCTCGACGAGTTCGAGAGTGTGTTCAAGGCCGCCGCCAAAGAACGCCTCGAGTACGAGGAGCTGGCGTTTCGCTCCGCGCTAGTCGTCACCGACCTGGATGCGGAGGGCGCGCGCTTGTACGCCCGGGACGTGAAGCAATTCTTGCGCGCACTCGGCGACGAGCTGCAGTGCGATGTCTTGAGCGATCAGGACTTCGACAACGTGGGCGAGGTGCTGGAGCACGTCGAACGGCGCCAGCCAGACCTGTTGGTGGCGTTTCGCAACCTCAAGGGGCGGGCCAAGCACTTTCCCTTCAGCTTGGGCGCCCACGTGGATGTCCTGGCGCAAGCGACGAAGACTCCCATTCTGCTCTTGCCACTACCGACGGCCGAGTCTCGCCTGCCGGAGAGCTGCAGCGACACGGACAGCGTGATGGTGCTGACGGACCACCTGACCGGGGACAGCCGCCTGGTGAACACCGGCGCCGCCTTCACCGCCAAGGGCGGTGCGCTCACCCTCACCCACCTCGAGGACGACGCCGTGTTCGGGCGCTACATGGCCACCATCGCCAAAATCCCGAGCATCGACACAGACAACGCCAGCGAGCAAATTCGCAAGCGCTTGTTGAAGGACCCCGCGGACTACGTGCTCAGCTGCAAGCAAGCGTTGGCCGTCGCCCGACCGGATCTAGAGATCCACGGCGTGATTGAGATGGGGCATCGAGTAGCGCAATGCCAGCGACTGTCCGAAGCGCACGACGTCGATCTGCTGGTGATCAACACGAAGGACGACGAGCAACTGGCAATGCACGGTCTCGCCTATCCTCTCGCCGTGGAGCTGAGGCAGCTGCCGCTGCTGCTGTTGTGATGGGACACATCCTGGCAAGCAGCGGCGCTCACGCGCCGCCCTCGGCGGGCGTCACCTGGCTCTTCGCGGGGCTCTTGGCGCTGACCGTCCTGGCCTTGGCGCTGGAGGAGAAGATTCACGCCAAGAAGAGCGTGATCACCGGAGTGAGCGCCATCGTGTGCCTGCTGCTCGGCGCCGTGATGGGGGTGCTGCCCTTCGGCCCCGTGGTCAACGTCTTCCACGAGTCGCTGACCCTGCCGGTGTTCATCCCCGCCATCGACTGGGAAGTCATCGCCATCATCTTCGGCGCAAGCCTGTTCGTGGACGTGACGGCGAAGAGCGGTCTGTTCTCCTTCATCGCCATCAAGCTCACGAAGCAGAGCGGCGGCGACCCGCGCAAGCTGCTGATGTTCTACGGCGTGATGACGGTGGTGTTCTCCGCCGTGCTGAACAACGTCACCGCGATGCTGATCGTCGGGTCCCTCTCTGCCGTCAGTCTCGACAAGATCGAGCGCTCCGACAAGCTGCTCGGTTTCCTGCTGATCGAGGGCCTGCTCACCAACGTCGGCGGGCTGCTGACGCTGATCTCCAGCGTACCGAACATCATCATCGGCAACGCCGCCGGCATCGGCTTCGTGCGGTTCTTCCTGGTCAGCGCGCCCTTCGTCGCCGTCGCGACGACAATCACTCTCTTGCTGGGTGCGCGGCTATTCCAGATCCCATCCCTGACCACTGCCGAGGAGCAAACGGCCGCCAAACACCAGGTCGAGGGCTTCGACGAAGGCGACGCCATCGAGAGCCGCGGCTTCTTCGCCTTCGCAGCGCTGATGTTCGCCCTGTTCATCGTCGGGCTTGCGACTGCTTCCCTCATCCCCTTCGTTCGCGATCTGGGCATGGCCTACGTGGCCTTGGCGTTCGCGACGGTGATGGTCGTGCGCTACAAGAGCAGCGTCGATCGCTTGTACAAGGCCCTTGACTGGGACCTGCTGCTGTTCTTCGCCTCGCTTTTCATCGTGATCAACGTGATGGAGCACGCCCTGGTGCTGCAGGCGATTGGAGGCGCGCTTCGCGGCGTGATCGGGCTGGGTCCCAAGACCGGCGCGGGAGCGCTCCTTGCAGCCTCCGCTGCGGCGAGTTCCGTGACCGACAACATTCCGCTGGCGGCGGTGCTGGGCAAGATCTTGAGCGGCATGCCCGAAGAACTCGCCACCGAAGGCATGTGGTGGTCGGTGGTGTTCGGCGCCAACTTGGGCGGCAACCTGACGCCGATCGGCTCGGCTTCCACCGTGGTGGCCGTGACGGTCATGCACAAACACGGCATCAGCATCGGTTTCGGCCGCTTCGTACGCCTGGCCGTTCCCTTCGCCATCGCGCAGATCATCCTTGCCGTCATCTACGTCGTCCTCTTCGTCGGCTGACCGCCCCCGGGCGGCGACTGCGCGACTGGCTGCGCTGCATTTACCGCCACGACGCCAAGAGCGTGGAGATTCGCCAAGTTTGGGCTTGTCTGTGGCTGCAGGTGCAGCCACACACTCCAACCTCTTGGCGCCCCTTCGCGCTCGTTGCGTCTTGGCGGTTGGCAGCGCGTCCGGTCGAACGACGCTTTCCGTCAGGTGAGGTCGACCCAGACGGGGGCGTGGTCGCTGGCGGTCAGGCCGAGTTGCTTCTTGCGGAAGTCCCGATCGATCACCACGTCCTTCACTCGGTCCGCCAGCGCGGGGGTGCCGTAGATCAGGTCGATGCGCAGCCCCTGCTTCTTGTGGAATGCGCCACCGCGGTAATCCCACCAGGAGAACGCTTGCTGCTCCGGATAGCGCGCGCGAAACAGGTCGACGAAACCGCTTGCACCAAGACGCTTCAGTCGCTCGCGCTCGTCATCGGTGTGGAAAATGTGCCCCGCGAGGCCAGCTTCGTTCCAGGAGTCGAGGGCGGCAGGCACCACGTTGAAATCGCCACCCACGAAGCCTGCGCGACCGCCGTGAAGTTCGGCGAGGTGAAGGGCCAGCGCGTCGAGCCACGCCAGCTTCAGCGGATAGTCGGCGTGGGAAACGCTCTTGCCGTTGGGCACGTACACCGTCGAAAAGCGC is a genomic window of Polyangiaceae bacterium containing:
- a CDS encoding 2,3-bisphosphoglycerate-independent phosphoglycerate mutase, yielding MSLKLSPGKRAARPGPLLCVVMDGVGIGAKDDGDAVHLARTPVLDRLLAQSQHLALAAHGTAVGMPSDDDMGNSEVGHNALGAGRIFDQGAKLVEAAIADGSLFAGEVWQALVDRCRGGGALHFIGLLSDGNVHSHIDHLLAMIRRAEAAGVKTVYVHPLLDGRDVEETSALVYLAQLEEVLATFDGRDGRRFRVASGGGRMLVTMDRYEADWSIVERGWRAHVLGDARRFPSARAAVETFRSETAGVIDQFLPAFVIEENGEPVGPIADGDAVVFFNFRGDRAIEISQAFEREDFTAFDRERRPSVLFAGMMEYDGDLHVPARYLVAPPAIDRTLGQYLAENGVGQLAIAETQKYGHVTYFWNGNCTGLYDPASGRYHERAAEPWNSANFSARVRRSELETFIEVPSDTVPFEQRPWMKAAEVTDALISELVSGRHRFLRVNYANGDMVGHTGDLDAACQAVAAVDLCLGRLLTAVAKLDGVVLVTADHGNADEMFMRDKKGDFKRDATGRIQPKTSHTLNPVPFILFDPRSDAGLSFRQDLQRPGLANVAATILDLLGLSVPEDYHPSLLEPRR
- a CDS encoding SLC13 family permease — translated: MGHILASSGAHAPPSAGVTWLFAGLLALTVLALALEEKIHAKKSVITGVSAIVCLLLGAVMGVLPFGPVVNVFHESLTLPVFIPAIDWEVIAIIFGASLFVDVTAKSGLFSFIAIKLTKQSGGDPRKLLMFYGVMTVVFSAVLNNVTAMLIVGSLSAVSLDKIERSDKLLGFLLIEGLLTNVGGLLTLISSVPNIIIGNAAGIGFVRFFLVSAPFVAVATTITLLLGARLFQIPSLTTAEEQTAAKHQVEGFDEGDAIESRGFFAFAALMFALFIVGLATASLIPFVRDLGMAYVALAFATVMVVRYKSSVDRLYKALDWDLLLFFASLFIVINVMEHALVLQAIGGALRGVIGLGPKTGAGALLAASAAASSVTDNIPLAAVLGKILSGMPEELATEGMWWSVVFGANLGGNLTPIGSASTVVAVTVMHKHGISIGFGRFVRLAVPFAIAQIILAVIYVVLFVG
- a CDS encoding exodeoxyribonuclease III; the encoded protein is MRLATWNVNGLRARLDLLLHWLRTREPDVVGLQELKLTEEQFPFLELQTAGYHALVHGQKSWNGVAILSREPAVLVERGLPGQEALGARLISADVGGVRFSTVYVPNGKSVSHADYPLKLAWLDALALHLAELHGGRAGFVGGDFNVVPAALDSWNEAGLAGHIFHTDDERERLKRLGASGFVDLFRARYPEQQAFSWWDYRGGAFHKKQGLRIDLIYGTPALADRVKDVVIDRDFRKKQLGLTASDHAPVWVDLT